The genomic window GGCACTCTGGCCTATGTGATCGACCGCTTCGTCTTTCGCCGCCGGATCAAACCTGTCTCACCGGAGGGCGAACCATGATGACCGACAACTGGTGGGCGCCCTATCTGTTCATCGCCATCGCCGGCTGGCTGGCGACCGATCTCTGGCGCTGGCTCGGCGTCCTCGCCGGTAACCGCTTGAAAGAGGATTCCGAAGCGCTTTATTGGGTGAGGGCGGTCGCCACCGCACTCGTCATGGCCGTCACCGCCAAGCTCATCGTCTTTCCAACCGGATCGCTGGAAGCCTCGCCCATGTGGCTGCGCATCGGCGCGGCCGTCCTTGGTTTCCTCGCATTTCTGGTAGCTGGGCAGCGCGTCATCGTCGGGGTGGTGGTTCCGATTTTGCTTTTGGCGGGTGGGCTTTTCGCGCTCGGTCCTTAATGCGAACCTTATCCCAATATTAAGTCCATCTCCCGTATCCTATCCCTGTTTGGGGACAGGAACGGGATTTGATGCAGCTATTTGCGGCAGAGCGATTTGTACTGTGTGCGGTGATAATATTATTTGTTTTTGATGTCGCGCTGATCACAATCAAGGGTATCAAGCTTGACTATGTCGGATATTTTTTATGCGGAATGGCGGGTATTGGCGTGTTTGCCCTTGGCCAATTCTATCGTAACAGCGGCCGTGATCTTCATATCGCCGCTGCCTTGATCTCGAGTGGATTGTTTATCCTGTTCTCGTTGGTCGGTGCTGTCTTTAACTACATGTTCCTGCCCGTGTCTTTTCCGGCAATCGACCCCGTGCTGATCCGCGTGGACAGGGCTTTGGGTTATAGCTGGCCCGATATGGTGACTTGGGCAGCGACATATCCCTGGCTCGGCAAAATGCTGTTCCTGGTTTATACGACCTCCTTGCCGCAGCTCCTGTTGATCATCGTCGCGCTCGGCTTCACAGGCAAGGACAGGATGTTGCATCATTTTATCGTCACTGGGGTGATGGGTGCGATGGCCAGCATCATCTTCTGGATATTTTTTCCCACCTATGGGGCAAAAGCCTATTACGAGTTGCCGGAATGGGTTACGCAGGCCATTCCTTTGATGGTGAATCCCGCCTACGGGCGCGAATTGATGCGACTTGGGCAGGAGGGAGTGACCTATCTCTCTCCCAAGGACGTGCTGGGCCTCATCGGCTTCCCTTCTTTTCACATCTTCATGGCGGCAATGTCCGTCTGGTTCGTGCCACGCCATCGGCTTGTGATAGCGGTGATCCTACCGCTGAACCTTCTGATGCTGCCGGCCGTTCTCGTGCAAGGCGGACATCATCTTTCGGATGTTTTCGGCGGTCTGATCGCGTTTGCCGTCGTCTGCGCAGCCTCCGGCCGGCTGCTTGATTGGCTGTCGGCGAGGGAGCGCATGGGCAGAGCGGTAACGGTTCCGGCTTAAGTCGCCGAACTGGAATAACCGCTCTGGCTTGCATGGGCTTCCGCCACCAGCCAGTCGGCTAGAAGGCGGGCCGATGCGGTCATCTCTTCCGCCTCCATCAGCCAGTAATATTTATCCGTGTCGGCGGCCCGGTCGAAAAGTACGGTCAGCTGGCCGTCGGCGATCTCTTCGCGAAGAAGCGCCGTCGGGCAGAGGCCGATACCTTGTCCTGCCTTCAAGGCCGTAACGAGCAGATTGAAATCCGCGAAAATCGGACCTGCGCCATAGGGCAGCGACATATCGCCAACCGCAAACCAGTCACGCCAGGCCGTCTCGGTATCGTCATGCAGCAATTCCGCCCGCAATAGGCTGGACTCATCATCGAAAGGGCCGGAATTGGCGATATAGCCGGGAGCGCAGGTTGGGCGTGTTTCGGCGCTGAAAAGGGCAACGGAATTTTCGCCGAAGGATATCCCGTGCCCGATGGTGAGATCGGTCGAGCCTGCATGTTGAGCCCCGGAATAGCTGATCGACACCTGTATGTCGGGATGCAAGGCCCGGAAGCGGGGCAGCCGGGGTGTCAGAAAATGCGCCACCACCGAAGGCAGGCTGGCAAGGCGCACGGTCATGCCATCGTGACCCCGGCGCAGGCGTTCCGCGCCGGAAGCGATCTGCCGCAGGCTGGTGGAGATCGTGTGGCCAAATTCCTTTCCGGCAGGGGTGAGCCTGACGCCGCGCGCGTGGCGCTCGAAAAGCGCGATCCCAAGCCATGCTTCCAGATTGCGCACATGCTGGCTCACCGCAGTCGCCGTCATGCCGAGCTCCTGCGCGGCCAGGGCAAAACTTGCCTTTCTGGCGGCGGATTCAAAAGCACGAAGGGTGGCGAGTGGCGGCAGTGTCATGATCGACAAGGGTAAGTGGAACTTGGTCTGAGCGCAAGAAAAACCCGTCTTGTCAGCGGGGTAGCCATGGCGCATTTATCACCGCAATAATGTCTTTCTCCGAGGATTTCATGACCCCCATACCTGCTGCCGAACCCGTGGATGCCGCCGAGCGCCGTGCCATCCGTCCCGTCGTCGTTTATCCGAATGGCACACTTGAGACACCGGACCTTGCGCGCCTGGAGCAGGCAAAGAACGGCATGGAGAAGATCGACGAAGTCATCGTACCCGCGCGTGACGGCCGCACCTTCAATGTCCCCAAGGGGCATTTTTTCCGCATCGTCAGCATCGAAGGCCCGCAGGTGGGGGATTTGAACCTCTGGAACGCCCATGATCTGAACGAGCGCTTTTTCAGCGGCAAGACGCGCGCGCTGCATGCCACCCATGTTTCCGTCGGCAACCGGCTGTGGAGCAACCTGCCGTCGCTTCGGCCGATGGCGACCATCACCCATGATACGCTGTCCTGGTGCGGCTTCGACGAGGACGGGGGCGGCGTGCATGATGTGATCGGCACCCGCTGCGATCCCTATACCAACAAGCTGCTGAGTGGTGGCGATTATCACCATTGCTGCCATTCGAACCTGACGAATGCGCTTGCTTCGGCCAAAGGCCTATCGTTCTGCGAGGCCGAACCGCATGTACATGACGTGCTGAATGTCTTTATGTGCACCGGTTTCACCCGTAATACACACCAGTATTTCATGAAGGCTAGCCCGGTGCGGCCGGGTGACTATCTGGAATTTTTCGCGGAAATCGACCTCATCGGCGCGCTTTCCGCGTGTCCCGGCGGCGACTGCAGCGCCACGCATTCAAGCGACACGGCGGCCTGTTATCCGCTGAAGGTGGAAATATTCCGGCCTGATATGTCGGTGCTGGAAGGTTGGCCATGGCCGGAGCGGAATGCGTACCGCAATCCTGTGGAATGATGAGAAACGCCACAGCCGTCATGCCGGACTTGTGTGGACGTAATATGGTTTACTGGAGCATTGGCCGGGATGCGCATCCCGGCCAATGCAGGCAGGAGGCCGTATTTCCGGACTGGTTGAAACAGCCGAGATCAAGCAAGGCCCTGCCTGCTCCCTTTGACCCCGAACGGTTGCTCGGGCTTTCGCCCGCACCACAAGCCTGGGAGCAAGGCCATGATACAGGAACTTCTCTTCGTCGGCATCGATGTTTCCAAAGCCCGCTTCGATATCGTTGTGCATCCTTCCGGCAAGTGCTGGAGTATAGGCAGTTCACCTGCACAGATCGCGGCTCTCATTGAGCGCCTTCAGGCGCTTGGACAGGTCATCGTTGGGCTGGAGGCATCTGGCGGTTACGAGCGCAGGCTGGCTGACAGTCTGCATGCGGCAGGCCTGAAGGTTTATATCCTGCCGCCCGCAAGGGTTCGCAACTTTGCCAGGGCCATGGGCCAGCTGGCAAAGACCGATAGGATCGACGCCGCCGTGATCGCCCGCTATCTGGCGACGGTACACAATAGTCTCACGCCCTATGAGCCAGACGCTGCCCGCAGCAGCCTCAGCGCTCTGGCGGCTCATAGACGCAGGCTGGTCGCCGAAAAGAGCGGCCTGACGAGCCAGCTCGATACCATCGAAGAGCCGCTGGTGCGTGAGATGCTGGAGGTGCGTCTGCGTACCATCGCCACTGATATCGCCACCCTCGACCGCGCCATGCGCGACCTGCTGAAGGCGACACCCGCCCTGCGAAAACGTCACGACAGGATGTGTGAGGTCACCGGTGTCGGCCCGATGCTAGCCACCGCGCTCCTTGCCGATCTGCCCGAACTTGGCACCGTTTCGTCAAAGGTCATCGCTGCCCTGGTCGGCGTCGCACCGCATGCGCGCCAATCCGGATCCTCCAACCGCCAGGGCAAATGCTCCGGCGGCCGCAAGCATCTGCGCGACATCGCCTACATGGCCGCCCTCAGTGCCATCAAGATAAAAGACCCGGTCCTCGGCGCTTTCTACCAGCGCCTGCGCAGCAAAGGAAAACCCTTCAAGCTGGCCATAGTCGCAACAATCCGAAAACTCGTCACGATCCTCAACGCCATCGCCAGAACAGACCCCGCGTTTAACTGAGCATCCACGGTTGCTTGATCCGGCATCCAGCCACGGCGCGTCTGCGCCGTGAAAAGAATCTTTCGCGATCAAGGACTTGATCGCACTGGACCCCGGACCAAGTCCGGGGTGACGGCGTGGGATATGTTACGGCTTTGTCAGATAAGCATGTGCGAGGCCGACATCAGGAAGCGAGCGCCGCCTTTATCTTCTCCGCATGAGCCTTCAGCACCTCGCCATCGGCCATCACGCCGGAATGCGGCTTCAGCGGCTCGCCTTCCTTGCGCGGAATGACGTGGAAATGCAGATGGAACACGGTCTGGCCAGCCGCCGGCTCGTTGAACTGGGCGATGAAGACGCCATCCGCATCGAAGGCTTCCTTGGCGGCCACAGCCAGTTTCTGCACCACGGGAATGGTTC from Agrobacterium tumefaciens includes these protein-coding regions:
- a CDS encoding HIT family protein — its product is MTSAYDDNNIFAKILRGEIPSHKLYEDEHTLAFMDVMPQAPGHLLVVPKTGSRNLLDADPEVLARTIPVVQKLAVAAKEAFDADGVFIAQFNEPAAGQTVFHLHFHVIPRKEGEPLKPHSGVMADGEVLKAHAEKIKAALAS
- a CDS encoding urea carboxylase-associated family protein, which codes for MTPIPAAEPVDAAERRAIRPVVVYPNGTLETPDLARLEQAKNGMEKIDEVIVPARDGRTFNVPKGHFFRIVSIEGPQVGDLNLWNAHDLNERFFSGKTRALHATHVSVGNRLWSNLPSLRPMATITHDTLSWCGFDEDGGGVHDVIGTRCDPYTNKLLSGGDYHHCCHSNLTNALASAKGLSFCEAEPHVHDVLNVFMCTGFTRNTHQYFMKASPVRPGDYLEFFAEIDLIGALSACPGGDCSATHSSDTAACYPLKVEIFRPDMSVLEGWPWPERNAYRNPVE
- a CDS encoding LysR family transcriptional regulator, which encodes MTLPPLATLRAFESAARKASFALAAQELGMTATAVSQHVRNLEAWLGIALFERHARGVRLTPAGKEFGHTISTSLRQIASGAERLRRGHDGMTVRLASLPSVVAHFLTPRLPRFRALHPDIQVSISYSGAQHAGSTDLTIGHGISFGENSVALFSAETRPTCAPGYIANSGPFDDESSLLRAELLHDDTETAWRDWFAVGDMSLPYGAGPIFADFNLLVTALKAGQGIGLCPTALLREEIADGQLTVLFDRAADTDKYYWLMEAEEMTASARLLADWLVAEAHASQSGYSSSAT
- a CDS encoding IS110 family transposase, producing the protein MIQELLFVGIDVSKARFDIVVHPSGKCWSIGSSPAQIAALIERLQALGQVIVGLEASGGYERRLADSLHAAGLKVYILPPARVRNFARAMGQLAKTDRIDAAVIARYLATVHNSLTPYEPDAARSSLSALAAHRRRLVAEKSGLTSQLDTIEEPLVREMLEVRLRTIATDIATLDRAMRDLLKATPALRKRHDRMCEVTGVGPMLATALLADLPELGTVSSKVIAALVGVAPHARQSGSSNRQGKCSGGRKHLRDIAYMAALSAIKIKDPVLGAFYQRLRSKGKPFKLAIVATIRKLVTILNAIARTDPAFN
- a CDS encoding phosphatase PAP2 family protein translates to MQLFAAERFVLCAVIILFVFDVALITIKGIKLDYVGYFLCGMAGIGVFALGQFYRNSGRDLHIAAALISSGLFILFSLVGAVFNYMFLPVSFPAIDPVLIRVDRALGYSWPDMVTWAATYPWLGKMLFLVYTTSLPQLLLIIVALGFTGKDRMLHHFIVTGVMGAMASIIFWIFFPTYGAKAYYELPEWVTQAIPLMVNPAYGRELMRLGQEGVTYLSPKDVLGLIGFPSFHIFMAAMSVWFVPRHRLVIAVILPLNLLMLPAVLVQGGHHLSDVFGGLIAFAVVCAASGRLLDWLSARERMGRAVTVPA
- a CDS encoding AzlD domain-containing protein, whose protein sequence is MMTDNWWAPYLFIAIAGWLATDLWRWLGVLAGNRLKEDSEALYWVRAVATALVMAVTAKLIVFPTGSLEASPMWLRIGAAVLGFLAFLVAGQRVIVGVVVPILLLAGGLFALGP